From Nicotiana tabacum cultivar K326 chromosome 22, ASM71507v2, whole genome shotgun sequence, one genomic window encodes:
- the LOC107779196 gene encoding uncharacterized protein LOC107779196, translating into MREVPSLITLCIYTIRDELIQGDDVELSSVLYQLPTELFDQLLPQLPPLALQKLQERKSDVLNDYELLTDGVDNQRKRKRYLNFEEEWKTLYELRWPALGRQSKNSKNKSFDSSAKGKEAERESTDDWQQMYWEAHLQKCLDTAAEIALFPAFHGQISEIEVPDSILNYIDHTGHIGKITCDYSKFAYHCQKFRSYARHLRLPNVLCVEEICHLLRNARLESLELQWIKSDEHVEGLCKLINQNYRSLKSIKFMYCKFTVASLNAICDLLCMHCPQAPEMQHFSIKTSSFLENNISSLPAGLVSFISLRRSLSSLCLSDNHLHRHFARIVFDTLLDASSSITILDLSENNITGWLSHFKWKGKSITELSGTYNSLKSLKKLNLRNCNLQRDDVDCLRYVLVHIPNLEQLDLSDNPIEDDGFRCLSTYFTEMSQRYFSLVELKLESCELTCSGVCELLVVLSALRKPLSFLSIGGNYLGSEIGTPLGKFLCGGIQAFDIEDIGLGSSGFLKAGKELVKESKLRSINISKNRGGIETARFLSKLFSHAPDLSSVNAKYNFMAKESLSILSSGVKVAKGKLEHLDLRGNIICEEELADFSELAELRTSGNFVLELSSSPAQNVPYDDDP; encoded by the exons ATGCGGGAAGTTCCATCATTAATCACCTTATGCATATACACAATCAGAGATGAACTCATTCAAG gGGATGATGTTGAACTTTCATCAGTCTTATATCAACTTCCCACGGAGTTGTTCGACCAGTTGTTGCCGCAGTTGCCTCCTTTGGCATTGCAAAAGTTACAAGAAAG GAAATCTGATGTCTTGAATGATTATGAGCTTTTGACTGATGGTGTTGATAATCAGAGAAAGCGTAAAAG ATATCTGAATTTTGAGGAAGAGTGGAAAACTCTCTATGAATTACGGTGGCCTGCTCTTGGCCGGCAGAGTAAGAATTCCAAGAATAAGTCATTTGACAGCTCAGCAAAAGGAAAAGAAGCAGAGCGTGAATCCACAGATGATTGGCAACAGATGTACTGGGAAGCACATTTGCAGAA ATGCCTGGATACAGCAGCAGAGATAGCTTTATTCCCAGCTTTTCATGGTCAGATTAGTGAAATAGAAGTTCCCG attcaattttaaattatattgatCATACGGGACACATCGGCAAAATCACATGTGACTACTCCAAGTTTGCTTATCACTGCCAAAAATTCAGATCATATGCCAG ACACCTGAGACTGCCAAATGTTCTGTGTGTGGAAGAAATTTGT CATTTACTTAGAAATGCAAGGTTGGAGAGTCTGGAATTACAGTGGATTAAGTCTGATGAGCAT GTCGAGGGGTTATGCAAACTCATCAACCAGAACTATCGATCCCTAAAGTCGATTAAATTCATGTATTGCAAGTTTACAGTGGCTTCTCTTAATGCAATTTGCGACTTGCTATGCATGCATTGTCCTCAAGCACCTGAAATGCAACATTTCTCAATCAAGACATCAAGCTTCCTAGAGAACAACATTTCTTCTTTGCCTGCTGGACTAGTATCTTTTATATCATTAAGGAG GTCCTTGTCTTCATTATGCTTATCAGACAATCATCTTCATCGACATTTTGCGAGGATAGTTTTTGATACCCTCCTTGATGCTTCATCTAGTATTACCATTCTGGATCTTTCAGAAAACAAT ATTACGGGATGGCTTTCTCATTTTAAATGGAAGGGCAAAAGTATCACAGAGCTATCTGGGACATACAATTCATTAAAGTCATTAAAGAAACTTAATTTAAG GAACTGCAATCTACAGAGGGACGATGTGGATTGTCTCAGATATGTGCTAGTCCACATTCCTAATCTGGAGCAACTTGATCTCAGTGACAACCCTATCGAGGATGATGGATTCAG GTGCTTGAGTACCTACTTCACAGAGATGTCACAAAGGTATTTCTCCCTTGTCGAATTGAAGTTGGAAAGTTGTGAGCTTACTTGCTCTGGAGTTTGTGAACTTCTAGTAGTTCTTTCTGCTTTGAGAAAACCACTCAGTTTTCTCTCAATTGGAGGCAATTATCTTGGCAG TGAGATAGGGACACCATTAGGTAAGTTTCTATGCGGAGGTATTCAGGCTTTTGATATTGAAGACATTGGACTAGGTTCTTCTGGCTTCTTGAAAGCAGGCAAAGAGTTAGTCAAGGAATCAAAGCTCCGCTCCATCAACATAAG CAAGAATCGAGGTGGAATTGAAACTGCAAGATTTCTGTCAAAGCTTTTCTCTCATGCCCCAGATCTTTCATCAGTAAATGCAAAATACAACTTTATGGCCAAAGAATCTTTGTCAATCCTGAGCTCCGGTGTAAAAGTTGCAAAAG GTAAACTGGAGCATTTGGATTTGAGAGGAAATATTATATGTGAAGAAGAACTTGCTGATTTTTCTGAGCTGGCTGAGCTTCGAACCAGTGGAAATTTTGTTCTGGAACTCTCTTCTTCACCAGCCCAAAATGTACCTTATGATGATGATCCTTAG
- the LOC107779199 gene encoding 26S proteasome regulatory subunit 4 homolog A yields the protein MGQGTPGGLNRQQPGDRKNDGDKKEKKFEPAAPPARVGRKQRKQKGSEAAARLPTVTPLTKCKLRLLKLERIKDYLLMEEEFVANQERLKPQEEKTEEDRSKVDDLRGSPMSVGNLEELIDENHAIVSSSVGPEYYVGILSFVDKDQLEPGCAILMHNKVLSVVGLLQDDVDPMVSVMKVEKAPLESYADIGGLDAQIQEIKEAVELPLTHPELYEDIGIKPPKGVILYGEPGTGKTLLAKAVANSTSATFLRVVGSELIQKYLGDGPKLVRELFRVADDLSPSIVFIDEIDAVGTKRYDAHSGGEREIQRTMLELLNQLDGFDSRGDVKVILATNKIESLDPALLRPGRIDRKIEFPLPDIKTRRRIFQIHTARMTLADDVNLEEFVMTKDEFSGADIKAICTEAGLLALRERRMKVTHPDFKKAKDKVMFKKKEGVPEGLYM from the exons ATGGGTCAGGGAACACCCGGCGGACTTAACCGGCAACAGCCCGGCGACCGGAAGAACGACGGAGACAAGAAGGAGAAGAAGTTCGAACCAGCTGCACCACCGGCACGCGTCGGTCGGAAACAGCGCAAACAGAAAGGTTCCGAAGCAGCAGCTCGACTCCCAACGGTTACACCGTTAACAAAATGCAAACTCCGTCTCCTAAAGCTCGAGCGAATCAAGGATTACTTGTTAATGGAAGAGGAATTTGTGGCTAATCAGGAACGATTGAAACCTCAGGAAGAGAAAACGGAAGAGGATCGATCTAAAGTTGACGATCTACGTGGATCTCCGATGAGTGTAGGGAATTTGGAGGAACTTATTGATGAGAATCATGCTATTGTTTCGTCGTCGGTCGGACCGGAGTATTATGTTGGAATCTTATCGTTTGTTGATAAGGATCAGCTTGAACCTGGATGTGCTATTTTGATGCATAACAAG GTTCTATCGGTTGTTGGGCTTCTACAAGATGACGTTGATCCAATGGTGTCTGTCATGAAGGTTGAGAAAGCTCCCTTGGAATCATATGCTGACATTGGTGGATTAGATGCCCAGATTCAGGAGATTAAAGAAGCGGTTGAGCTTCCTTTGACTCACCCTGAATTATATGAAGACATTGGTATTAAACCTCCTAAAGGGGTCATTCTGTATGGAGAGCCTGGCACAGGCAAAACCTTGCTTGCGAAG GCAGTTGCAAACTCCACTTCAGCCACTTTCTTACGTGTTGTTGGAAGTGAATTGATCCAGAAGTATTTGGGCGATGGGCCTAAATTGGTCAGGGAACTCTTCAGAGTTGCTGATGATCTCTCACCTTcaattgtctttattgatgaaaTTGATGCAGTCGGTACAAAAAG GTATGATGCACACTCAGGTGGTGAAAGAGAGATTCAGAGGACTATGTTGGAACTGCTGAACCAGTTAGATGGCTTTGATTCCAGAGGAGATGTTAAGGTGATTCTTGCAACAAATAAAATTGAGAGCCTGGATCCCGCCCTTCTTCGGCCTGGTAGGATAGACAGGAAAATTGAGTTCCCTCTTCCAGATATTAAAACAAGGAGGCGCATTTTCCAG ATACACACAGCAAGGATGACTTTGGCTGATGATGTCAACTTGGAAGAATTTGTTATGACCAAGGATGAGTTTTCGGGAGCTGATATCAAGGCAATATGTACTGAAGCTGGATTACTCGCTTTAAGAGAGCGGCGTATGAAG
- the LOC107779198 gene encoding uncharacterized protein LOC107779198 produces the protein MYDNLGAQSGMPRPPVNPQASPFGNAFSGGSSGFIRSGLGAYGEKILGSSSEYVQSNISRYFSDPQYYFQVNDQYVRNKLKVVLFPFLHRGHWTRITEPVGGRLSYKPPIYDINAPDLYIPFMAFGTYVVLAGLSLGLQGRFTPEVLNWLFIKGLVGWFLQVSLLKMTLLSLGSGEAPLLDIVSYSGYAFTGLSIALLGTIIWSHSYYFLMPWTSLCMGIFLVKTMKRVLFAEVRTYDSSRHHYLLLFIALAQFPLLFWLGKISLNWFF, from the exons ATGTATGATAACCTGGGAGCACAGTCTGGAATGCCAAGACCGCCTGTTAATCCACAGGCAAGTCCTTTTGGAAATGCATTCTCTGGTGGTAGCTCGGGATTCATTAGAAGTGGCCTAGGTGCTTATGGAGAAAAAATCCTTGGTTCCAGTTCTGAATATGTTCAAAGCAAT ATAAGTAGGTATTTTTCCGATCCCCAGTACTACTTCCAAGTGAATGACCAGTACGTGAGAAACAAATTGAAAGTTGTTCTTTTCCCTTTTCTACACAGA GGTCATTGGACAAGAATCACAGAGCCGGTAGGTGGCAGGCTATCCTATAAACCCCCTATCTATGACATAAATGCTCCTGATTTGTACATTCCATTCATGGCATTTGGTACCTACGTTGTTCTTGCTGGCTTATCACTGGGTCTCCAGGGAAG GTTTACCCCAGAAGTTCTAAACTGGCTGTTCATCAAGGGGTTGGTTGGTTGGTTTTTACAAGTTTCTTTGCTGAAGATGACATTGTTGTCACTGGGTAGTGGAGAGGCTCCTCTCCTTGATATCGTGTCATACTCTGGATATGCTTTCACAGGATTGTCCATAGCTCTTCTTGGAACAATTATATGGAGCCATTCTTACTACTTCTTGATGCCATGGACAAGCTTATGCATGGGAATATTCTTAGTGAAGACGATGAAGAGAGTTCTTTTCGCAGAAGTGAGGACTTATGATTCAAGCAGACATCATTACCTCCTCCTCTTCATTGCTCTAGCTCAGTTTCCACTTCTCTTTTGGCTTGGAAAGATAAGTCTCAATTGGTTCTTTTGA